In Rhizobium sp. N324, a single genomic region encodes these proteins:
- a CDS encoding LysR family transcriptional regulator has product MDRLDAMTVLLAVVEQGSLSAASRHLRTPLATVSRKISELEAHLNARLLQRSNRKVTLTEAGRSYVEAAREILDRVEEAERAAAGEYSAPKGALTMTAPIVFGRLHVLPVVVDFLKAYPDINLRLMLGDRLSNLVEDHIDVALRIGNLPDSNLIAVRLGAIRRTAYASPDYLRRHVTPPHPADLSTHDCITFESMASTLNWTFTEGKRDLTVPIRSRLAVNTAEAAVDAAVAGLGITRVLSYQAARAETAGLLTPLLVDFEPPPAPVHLVYPAQGMVPLKLRALIDFATPRLRATLNKP; this is encoded by the coding sequence ATGGACCGCCTCGACGCCATGACCGTGCTTCTCGCCGTTGTCGAACAGGGCAGCCTGTCGGCCGCCTCACGGCATCTGCGGACGCCGCTGGCAACCGTCAGCCGCAAGATTTCCGAACTGGAAGCGCATCTGAACGCCCGCTTGCTGCAGCGAAGCAACCGCAAGGTCACGCTGACCGAGGCCGGCCGTTCCTATGTGGAGGCGGCGCGGGAAATTCTCGATCGGGTGGAAGAGGCGGAACGGGCGGCGGCCGGTGAATATAGCGCGCCGAAGGGCGCGTTGACGATGACCGCGCCGATCGTCTTCGGGCGGCTGCATGTACTGCCCGTCGTGGTGGATTTCCTCAAAGCCTATCCCGATATCAATCTGCGGCTGATGCTTGGCGACCGGCTGTCGAACCTCGTCGAGGATCATATCGATGTGGCGCTCAGGATCGGCAATCTGCCGGACAGCAACCTGATCGCCGTCAGGCTCGGCGCGATCCGCCGGACCGCCTATGCCAGCCCGGATTATCTGAGGCGGCACGTCACGCCTCCGCACCCAGCCGATCTTTCCACACATGACTGCATCACCTTCGAGAGCATGGCCTCGACGCTGAACTGGACATTCACAGAGGGAAAACGCGATCTCACCGTGCCGATCCGTTCACGGCTTGCCGTCAACACCGCCGAGGCGGCGGTGGATGCGGCGGTCGCCGGCCTCGGGATCACTCGGGTGCTGTCTTACCAGGCCGCCCGTGCCGAGACGGCCGGGCTGCTCACGCCGCTGCTTGTCGATTTCGAACCGCCGCCGGCACCGGTGCATCTCGTCTATCCCGCGCAGGGCATGGTGCCGTTGAAATTGCGGGCGCTCATCGATTTCGCCACGCCGCGCCTGCGCGCGACGCTCAACAAGCCCTAA
- a CDS encoding glutathione S-transferase family protein — MKLYHHPLSGHAHRVHLFLSLLGVPYELVEVDMAVGAHKAPEFLKLNPFGQVPVLDDDGTVVTDSSAILVYLARKYGRTDWLPEGALAAARIQKWLSVAAGEIAYGPCAARLVAVFGADFRADEVIARAHRILALIEAELSDRSFLLGDNPVIADIALYSYIANAPEGNVDIAAYPSVRAWLARIEALPGFVGFRKTKIGLAA, encoded by the coding sequence ATGAAACTCTACCATCACCCGCTTTCCGGCCATGCCCACCGGGTTCACCTGTTTCTGTCGCTGCTTGGCGTGCCCTATGAACTGGTCGAGGTCGACATGGCGGTGGGCGCCCATAAGGCACCGGAGTTTCTGAAGCTCAATCCATTCGGCCAGGTGCCGGTGCTCGACGACGACGGCACGGTCGTCACCGATTCCTCTGCCATCCTCGTCTATCTCGCGCGCAAATACGGCCGCACCGATTGGCTGCCGGAAGGAGCCTTGGCCGCGGCGCGAATCCAGAAATGGCTGTCGGTTGCTGCGGGTGAGATCGCATATGGGCCGTGCGCTGCGCGATTGGTGGCTGTCTTCGGCGCCGATTTCCGCGCGGACGAGGTGATCGCCCGGGCGCACCGCATTCTCGCGCTGATCGAGGCGGAGCTCTCCGACCGCAGCTTCCTGCTCGGCGACAATCCGGTGATCGCCGACATCGCGCTCTACAGCTACATCGCCAATGCGCCGGAGGGCAATGTCGACATCGCGGCCTATCCAAGCGTCCGCGCCTGGCTTGCGCGCATCGAGGCGCTGCCGGGCTTCGTCGGCTTTCGCAAGACGAAGATCGGCCTTGCCGCATGA
- a CDS encoding pyridoxamine 5'-phosphate oxidase family protein — protein MPEQTRQDATSPWHQGELAMQRSVGVVERMDGPGRNFVRKAMLEQHRAFFPMLPFIVLGAVDAKGDVWATLRAARPGFLSSPDPEILDVDLPRDRVDPAEAGMEHGDAIAMLGIQLETRRRNRLNGVIRRTDAEAFRVRVGQSFGNCPQYIQPRSCVFARDPDRSTTAAPLHSAQLDDRMRGMIEDADTFFVASYVDRDYGERQVDVSHRGGYPGFVHLSADGVLTIPDFSGNRFFNTLGNFLVNPRAGLVFIDFETGDMLQMAGKAEVVLDSPDITGFPNAERLWRFTPEKIVLRPDALPLRWSKGSADLLRRSRG, from the coding sequence ATGCCGGAGCAGACAAGACAAGACGCGACGTCACCCTGGCATCAGGGGGAACTCGCCATGCAGCGCAGCGTCGGCGTCGTCGAACGCATGGATGGGCCCGGACGCAATTTCGTCCGCAAGGCGATGCTGGAGCAGCACCGCGCTTTCTTTCCGATGCTGCCTTTCATAGTGCTCGGCGCCGTCGATGCCAAAGGCGATGTCTGGGCAACGTTGCGGGCCGCGCGACCGGGATTCCTGTCCTCGCCGGATCCGGAAATCCTCGATGTCGACCTACCGCGCGACCGGGTCGATCCGGCCGAGGCCGGCATGGAGCATGGCGACGCGATCGCCATGCTCGGCATCCAGCTCGAGACCCGGCGGCGCAACCGGCTGAACGGCGTCATCCGCAGAACGGATGCCGAAGCTTTCCGCGTGCGCGTCGGCCAGAGCTTCGGCAACTGCCCGCAATATATCCAGCCGCGCTCTTGCGTCTTTGCCCGCGATCCCGACAGATCGACAACGGCGGCGCCGCTGCATTCCGCTCAACTTGACGATCGCATGCGTGGGATGATCGAGGACGCCGATACCTTTTTCGTCGCTTCCTATGTCGACCGCGACTATGGCGAGCGGCAGGTGGACGTGTCGCACCGCGGCGGTTATCCCGGCTTCGTGCATCTCAGCGCTGACGGCGTCCTCACCATTCCCGATTTTTCCGGCAATCGGTTCTTCAACACACTCGGCAATTTCCTGGTCAACCCGAGGGCCGGGCTGGTCTTCATCGATTTCGAAACCGGCGACATGCTGCAGATGGCAGGGAAGGCCGAGGTGGTACTGGATTCGCCCGACATCACAGGTTTTCCAAACGCGGAGAGGCTGTGGCGTTTCACGCCGGAAAAGATCGTGCTTCGCCCGGATGCCCTGCCGCTGCGATGGAGCAAGGGAAGCGCCGATCTGCTGCGCCGTTCCCGCGGGTGA
- a CDS encoding nuclear transport factor 2 family protein, translating to MSSLVPPFTLEAATRKVRLAEDGWNSRDPERVSLVYTPDSRWRNRAEFVNGRAEIVAFLTRKWAKELDYRLIKEIWAYTDDRIAVRFAYEWHDDSGNWFRSYGNENWEFDAAGLMQRRFACINDLPIRESERKYHWPLGRRPDDHPGLTELGL from the coding sequence ATGTCCAGCCTCGTCCCGCCTTTCACCCTTGAGGCCGCCACCCGGAAAGTCCGCCTTGCCGAGGACGGCTGGAACAGCCGCGATCCCGAGCGCGTCTCGCTCGTCTATACGCCGGACAGCCGCTGGCGGAATCGCGCTGAATTCGTCAACGGCCGTGCCGAGATCGTCGCCTTCCTCACCCGCAAATGGGCCAAGGAGCTGGATTACCGGCTGATCAAGGAGATCTGGGCCTACACCGATGATCGCATCGCCGTGCGCTTTGCCTATGAATGGCACGATGACAGCGGCAACTGGTTCCGCTCCTATGGCAACGAGAACTGGGAATTCGATGCTGCCGGCCTTATGCAGCGCCGCTTCGCCTGCATCAACGATCTGCCGATCCGCGAATCGGAGCGTAAATACCATTGGCCGCTCGGACGGCGGCCGGATGATCATCCCGGTCTGACCGAGCTTGGCCTCTGA
- a CDS encoding TetR/AcrR family transcriptional regulator translates to MKTVHERADIVPLLAEIFRELGYEGTSLSRITERTGLGKGSLYHFFPGGKEEMASAVLADIDAWFEQAIYRPLRQGDAHQAIAAMWVNVNDYFRSGRRICLVGAFALDDTRERFSAAIGDYFIRWIAALHSALSRAGCCEAEAKALAEEGVAGIQGALVLARALADETIFTRSLETLAKRFEAATR, encoded by the coding sequence GTGAAGACCGTCCACGAACGCGCCGACATCGTGCCGCTATTGGCGGAAATTTTCCGCGAACTCGGCTATGAGGGCACGTCGCTCAGTCGCATCACCGAACGCACCGGCCTCGGCAAGGGCAGCCTTTACCACTTCTTTCCCGGCGGAAAAGAGGAGATGGCAAGCGCCGTGCTTGCCGATATCGACGCCTGGTTCGAGCAGGCGATCTATCGGCCGCTGAGACAGGGCGACGCGCACCAGGCGATCGCAGCGATGTGGGTCAATGTGAATGATTACTTCAGATCAGGCCGCCGCATCTGCCTTGTCGGCGCCTTCGCCCTTGACGACACAAGGGAACGGTTTTCGGCGGCGATCGGCGACTATTTCATCCGCTGGATCGCTGCCTTGCATTCGGCGCTGAGCCGGGCAGGCTGTTGCGAGGCGGAGGCGAAAGCGCTGGCCGAGGAAGGTGTCGCCGGCATACAAGGCGCGCTGGTGCTGGCGCGGGCGCTGGCAGACGAAACGATCTTCACACGCTCGCTGGAAACGCTGGCGAAGCGCTTTGAGGCAGCGACGCGATGA